The following proteins are encoded in a genomic region of Paraburkholderia flagellata:
- a CDS encoding xanthine dehydrogenase family protein molybdopterin-binding subunit → MSESAFRYLNRPARRTEDYRLLTGLGRYVDDIDIPGALHACFVRSPHAHARIASIDTSEALAMPGVIAVVTGSDLVQWTRPLRMAPPIEGLLPVEVDALPTEVVRFHGDPVACVVAMDRYAAEDAAEKVYVEFDPLPAVSDMWRALEADAPQVDPMVPGNLISHQTFAHGDPGEAERTAYRVVEATFSQARQTHVPIETRGCAAVWDRGREHLTFHIGSQVPHPLRTQLAARLALDESQVTVISPDVGGAFGQKIALYREELVVAALARHLGRPVRWREDRLENLSAAANSREDFCRTRAAVDERGTLLSLTLEMREDFGAYCFFPANYLARVVAMILSGPYRLEHYAFDVKVVLSHKCGNAPMRAPMSITSWVMDGTIEAIARTLCLDPVEVRRRNLIKPQELPWRTPTGELLSDITPTETFEALVRAIGYEGFRARQREARAKGRHLGLGLCNVVEPTTYGSKFYKAAGIPGSGHEASWIRIEPTGVVNASLGLGPTGQGYESAMANAVAEGLGVDPSRVMIHMGHTDVAPYGMGSRGARSATAGGGALFLCAQQARRKVLAIAAARLGEPVDALRLVDGCVERRCGENWLETGVTLADIARQAYLDPTSLPDGLTPGLEFHLTYDPPAMTYSNSAHACEVELDIATGALTLVRYVVAEDCGTLLNPTVVEGQQHGAIAMGLSGALFEQVIYDEAGQNTTGSLAEYLIATSAELPDIEIIAMHTPSRSTAAGIKGMAEGGVMGAIGAVTNALNDAMSPFGVVADRHPLSPMFIRELLRDSI, encoded by the coding sequence ATGTCTGAGAGTGCATTTCGCTACCTGAACCGGCCCGCGCGCCGCACCGAGGACTATCGACTGTTGACCGGCCTCGGCCGCTATGTCGACGACATCGACATTCCCGGCGCGCTGCACGCCTGCTTTGTCCGCTCGCCCCACGCGCATGCACGCATCGCGTCAATCGATACGAGCGAAGCGCTTGCGATGCCGGGCGTAATCGCAGTTGTCACCGGCAGCGATCTCGTGCAATGGACACGGCCTTTGCGCATGGCGCCGCCGATCGAGGGCTTGCTTCCTGTCGAGGTAGACGCACTCCCGACCGAGGTGGTGCGCTTCCACGGCGATCCCGTAGCGTGCGTCGTAGCGATGGATCGTTATGCGGCCGAGGATGCGGCGGAAAAGGTCTACGTGGAGTTCGACCCGCTGCCGGCCGTGTCCGACATGTGGCGGGCGCTGGAAGCGGATGCGCCTCAGGTAGACCCGATGGTTCCCGGCAATCTGATTTCGCACCAGACCTTTGCGCATGGCGATCCGGGTGAGGCCGAGCGCACCGCCTACCGCGTCGTCGAGGCGACCTTCTCACAGGCGCGCCAGACTCACGTGCCAATCGAGACGCGGGGTTGCGCTGCGGTCTGGGACCGGGGCCGCGAACATCTGACGTTCCATATCGGCTCGCAGGTACCCCATCCGTTGCGTACGCAACTGGCTGCGCGTCTCGCGCTCGACGAATCCCAGGTCACAGTGATCTCACCGGACGTGGGCGGCGCATTTGGACAGAAGATCGCCCTGTATCGCGAGGAACTCGTCGTGGCCGCGCTGGCTCGCCATCTTGGCCGGCCTGTGCGTTGGCGAGAGGACCGGCTCGAGAACCTGAGTGCGGCCGCGAATTCGCGCGAGGACTTTTGCCGCACGCGGGCAGCCGTCGACGAGCGAGGAACCTTGCTGTCGTTGACGCTCGAAATGCGCGAGGACTTCGGGGCGTATTGCTTCTTCCCCGCGAATTATCTTGCGCGCGTGGTCGCAATGATATTGAGCGGCCCATACCGGCTTGAGCACTACGCGTTCGACGTCAAGGTCGTGCTCAGCCACAAATGCGGCAACGCTCCGATGCGCGCGCCGATGTCGATCACGAGTTGGGTGATGGACGGGACGATCGAGGCAATAGCGCGAACGCTGTGCCTCGACCCCGTCGAGGTGCGGCGCCGCAACCTCATCAAGCCGCAGGAGCTGCCCTGGCGGACACCGACGGGAGAACTGCTGTCCGACATCACGCCCACCGAAACTTTCGAGGCGCTCGTGCGTGCCATCGGCTACGAGGGCTTTCGCGCACGGCAGCGCGAAGCGCGCGCCAAAGGGCGCCATTTGGGGCTTGGCCTGTGCAATGTCGTCGAACCGACGACCTACGGCTCGAAGTTCTACAAGGCGGCCGGCATACCCGGGTCGGGACACGAAGCCAGCTGGATACGGATTGAGCCGACTGGAGTCGTCAACGCGTCACTCGGGCTGGGGCCGACCGGACAGGGCTACGAAAGCGCGATGGCGAACGCGGTTGCCGAGGGTCTCGGCGTCGACCCCTCGCGCGTGATGATCCATATGGGACACACGGACGTTGCGCCATACGGCATGGGAAGCCGCGGAGCGCGCAGCGCGACGGCCGGCGGCGGGGCGTTGTTCCTTTGCGCGCAGCAGGCTCGGCGCAAAGTCCTCGCAATCGCAGCTGCCCGGCTCGGCGAACCCGTTGATGCGCTTCGGCTCGTGGACGGCTGCGTCGAACGCCGGTGCGGCGAGAACTGGCTGGAAACAGGCGTGACATTGGCCGACATCGCGCGCCAGGCCTATCTGGACCCGACCTCATTGCCCGACGGATTGACGCCAGGCCTCGAGTTTCATCTGACGTACGACCCGCCGGCGATGACGTACTCCAACTCTGCGCATGCGTGCGAAGTCGAGCTCGACATTGCGACCGGTGCGTTGACCCTCGTGCGTTATGTGGTCGCTGAAGATTGCGGGACGTTGCTGAACCCGACAGTGGTGGAGGGCCAGCAACACGGCGCGATCGCGATGGGCCTGTCGGGTGCATTGTTCGAGCAGGTGATTTACGACGAAGCCGGGCAGAACACCACCGGATCGCTTGCGGAATATCTGATTGCGACCTCGGCCGAGTTGCCCGATATCGAAATCATCGCGATGCATACACCGAGCCGCTCGACCGCAGCCGGAATCAAGGGCATGGCTGAAGGCGGCGTCATGGGCGCGATCGGCGCCGTCACGAATGCACTCAATGATGCGATGTCGCCATTCGGCGTGGTCGCCGACCGGCACCCGCTGTCGCCGATGTTCATACGCGAGCTGTTGCGTGACTCAATATGA
- a CDS encoding (2Fe-2S)-binding protein, whose protein sequence is METKLIHFEVNGTRHAVHCESRKLLSDALREDCRLTGTHVGCEHGVCGACTVQIDGQLARACLTFAVQAQEARITTIEGMAAGARLSVLQQAFHERHALQCGFCTPGIVMTFDAYLRENPQPSAAEVRDVLSGNLCRCTGYQNIVRAVLLAAERLRGEAADV, encoded by the coding sequence ATGGAAACGAAGCTGATCCATTTCGAAGTCAACGGCACGCGGCATGCGGTGCATTGCGAATCCCGCAAACTCCTCTCGGACGCATTGCGCGAAGATTGCCGGTTGACCGGCACGCATGTGGGCTGCGAACACGGCGTCTGCGGCGCATGCACGGTGCAGATCGACGGACAGCTTGCGCGAGCGTGCCTGACGTTCGCCGTGCAGGCGCAAGAAGCGCGCATCACAACGATCGAAGGCATGGCGGCCGGCGCGCGGCTCTCGGTGCTTCAGCAGGCCTTCCACGAGCGGCACGCGTTGCAGTGTGGCTTTTGCACCCCCGGCATCGTGATGACGTTCGACGCCTATCTGCGCGAGAATCCGCAGCCATCCGCAGCCGAGGTCCGCGACGTGCTCTCCGGCAATCTATGCCGGTGCACCGGCTATCAGAACATCGTGCGCGCGGTGCTGTTGGCGGCCGAACGCCTGCGTGGGGAGGCCGCCGATGTCTGA